In Pseudofrankia saprophytica, one genomic interval encodes:
- a CDS encoding SDR family oxidoreductase — protein MRTVVVGASSGLGRAIGVALAQRGQQVALLARRKDRLDDAVAEAGPGAVAVSCDVTDQTSVKAAIEEAAAALGGIDSVVYATGIGVLRRLVDHDTADWHHVFDTNVIGAAHITAAAIPYLTETKGVVAYLSSIAGSITEPWPGLGSYAVSKAALDKLIEAYRVEYPTIGFTRVTVGNCVGGEGGSSTEFPFSWDPQLAGAVHPLWFQRDYVNADFVQIEDLINVVHTVVSSGAALKSVVVDARRSQPLPIHVPAQPESS, from the coding sequence ATGCGAACGGTTGTGGTCGGCGCCTCCAGTGGGTTAGGACGTGCCATCGGCGTCGCCCTCGCCCAGCGCGGCCAGCAGGTCGCGCTGCTCGCCCGGCGCAAGGACCGGCTGGACGATGCGGTCGCGGAGGCCGGGCCCGGAGCGGTCGCGGTCTCCTGTGACGTCACGGACCAGACGTCCGTCAAGGCGGCGATCGAGGAGGCCGCGGCCGCGCTCGGCGGCATCGACTCGGTCGTCTACGCCACCGGCATCGGCGTCCTGCGGCGGCTGGTCGACCACGACACCGCCGACTGGCACCACGTGTTCGACACCAACGTCATCGGCGCGGCCCACATCACCGCCGCGGCGATCCCGTACCTGACGGAGACGAAGGGCGTCGTCGCCTACCTGTCGTCCATCGCCGGCTCGATCACCGAGCCGTGGCCAGGGCTCGGCTCGTACGCGGTCAGCAAGGCCGCGCTGGACAAGCTGATCGAGGCCTACCGGGTCGAGTACCCGACCATCGGCTTCACCCGGGTCACGGTCGGCAACTGCGTCGGCGGCGAGGGCGGCTCCAGCACCGAGTTCCCGTTCAGCTGGGACCCGCAGCTCGCCGGCGCGGTGCACCCGCTCTGGTTCCAGCGGGACTACGTGAACGCGGACTTCGTCCAGATCGAGGACCTGATCAACGTGGTGCACACCGTCGTCAGCAGCGGCGCCGCGCTCAAGTCGGTCGTCGTCGACGCGCGCCGCTCGCAGCCGCTCCCGATACACGTGCCCGCCCAGCCCGAGAGCTCCTGA
- a CDS encoding thiolase family protein yields MHEAVIVSTARTPVGTAIKGSLLDVDAFELATLVVGEAVRRAGIDPEIVDDVVLGEALYGGGDIARYAAIEAGLTNAPGVAHNRHCASGMAAIQTAAASIMTGMDRVVVAGGTNSSSTSPRAKRRKPGTDDIEDWYSPTHRNTPEAPNYDMSVTVGWNAAVATGLSREDLDAWALRSHQRAVAGIDAGAFKEEIVPVEVTRRDGTTLSFDTDEHPRRDTSMERLAKLRVLHPEIEGFSITAGNASGSNDGAGAVVLTSREFAEANGLEALAIIRSWASVGVPPAETGLAPVKAIPKALDRAGLSIQDIALWEINEAFASVPAAACQLLGIDDEIVNYLGSGCSLGHPIAMTGARQIITLTHELRRRGGGKAVSAMCAGGGMASAVVIEVPAP; encoded by the coding sequence GTGCACGAAGCGGTGATTGTTTCGACAGCCCGGACGCCGGTGGGTACCGCGATCAAGGGCTCCCTGCTCGACGTCGACGCGTTCGAGCTGGCGACGCTCGTGGTCGGCGAGGCCGTCCGCCGCGCCGGCATCGACCCGGAGATCGTCGACGACGTCGTCCTCGGCGAGGCCCTGTACGGCGGCGGCGACATCGCCCGGTACGCGGCGATCGAGGCCGGCCTCACGAACGCGCCGGGCGTCGCCCACAACCGGCACTGCGCGTCCGGGATGGCCGCGATCCAGACCGCCGCCGCCTCGATCATGACCGGCATGGACCGGGTGGTCGTCGCCGGCGGCACGAACTCCTCGTCCACGTCGCCGCGCGCCAAGCGCCGCAAGCCGGGCACGGACGACATCGAGGACTGGTACTCGCCCACCCACCGCAACACGCCCGAGGCCCCGAACTACGACATGTCGGTGACGGTCGGCTGGAACGCCGCCGTGGCGACGGGCCTGAGCCGTGAGGACCTGGACGCCTGGGCGCTGCGGTCACACCAGCGCGCGGTCGCGGGCATCGACGCGGGCGCGTTCAAGGAGGAGATCGTCCCGGTCGAGGTGACCCGCCGCGACGGCACGACGTTGTCCTTCGACACCGACGAGCACCCGCGCCGGGACACGAGCATGGAGAGGCTCGCCAAGCTCAGGGTGCTGCACCCGGAGATCGAGGGCTTCAGCATCACGGCCGGCAACGCGTCCGGCTCGAACGACGGCGCCGGCGCGGTGGTGCTCACCTCGCGTGAGTTCGCCGAGGCGAACGGGCTCGAGGCGCTCGCGATCATCCGGTCCTGGGCGTCGGTCGGCGTCCCGCCGGCCGAGACTGGTCTCGCGCCGGTCAAGGCGATCCCGAAGGCGCTCGACCGGGCCGGCCTGTCCATCCAGGACATCGCCCTCTGGGAGATCAACGAGGCGTTCGCGTCGGTCCCGGCCGCCGCCTGCCAGCTGCTGGGAATCGACGACGAGATCGTCAACTACCTCGGCAGCGGCTGCAGCCTCGGCCACCCGATCGCGATGACGGGTGCCCGTCAGATCATCACGCTGACCCACGAGCTGCGCCGGCGCGGCGGCGGCAAGGCCGTGTCCGCGATGTGCGCGGGTGGCGGCATGGCCAGCGCGGTCGTCATCGAGGTTCCCGCCCCCTGA
- a CDS encoding acyl-CoA thioesterase, producing the protein MFTVDAVLGSLALEPAGEDRYTASSIASPNPVVFGGQLLAQSIAAALAGQDGKTVKTLHTVFARAGRPDTPLDVAVTRLHSGRSMASSGVSISQGGKVIAQSLVLLSADDPDFIRHADAAPAHEPPKPGEAVGAGHGEVSSGEPGAWQVRVVGDVDISDPEAVGPAELDVWTRWPGAPGDALSSQALLAFVTDGFLIGTAMRPHPGVGQAQSHRTISTSVLSHTITFHEPVPADDWLLLAQRSPYAGRGRGYGRGDVFRADGGLVASFVQDSMIRPMAPSPGGGHRL; encoded by the coding sequence GTGTTCACCGTCGACGCGGTCCTCGGCTCGCTGGCGTTAGAGCCGGCGGGCGAGGACCGCTACACCGCGAGCAGCATCGCCTCACCCAACCCGGTCGTCTTCGGCGGGCAGCTGCTCGCCCAGTCGATCGCGGCCGCGCTCGCCGGCCAGGACGGAAAGACGGTCAAGACCCTGCACACGGTCTTCGCCCGCGCCGGCCGGCCGGACACCCCGCTCGACGTCGCCGTGACGCGCCTGCACTCCGGGCGCAGCATGGCCAGCAGCGGGGTGAGCATCAGCCAGGGTGGCAAGGTCATCGCCCAGTCGTTGGTCCTGCTCTCGGCGGACGACCCCGACTTCATCCGGCACGCCGACGCCGCGCCGGCGCACGAGCCGCCGAAACCGGGGGAGGCCGTCGGCGCCGGCCACGGGGAAGTCTCGTCCGGCGAGCCGGGCGCCTGGCAGGTGCGGGTCGTCGGCGACGTCGACATCAGCGACCCGGAGGCTGTCGGCCCGGCGGAGCTGGACGTCTGGACGCGCTGGCCGGGCGCCCCGGGCGACGCGCTGTCCAGCCAGGCGCTGCTCGCGTTCGTCACGGACGGCTTTCTCATCGGGACGGCCATGCGGCCGCACCCCGGCGTCGGGCAGGCGCAGTCGCATCGCACGATCTCGACCAGCGTGCTGTCGCACACGATCACGTTCCACGAGCCGGTACCCGCCGACGACTGGCTGCTGCTCGCGCAGCGCAGCCCCTACGCCGGGCGGGGCCGTGGCTACGGCCGTGGCGACGTCTTCCGGGCGGACGGCGGGCTGGTGGCCTCGTTCGTACAGGACAGCATGATCCGTCCGATGGCGCCGTCGCCGGGCGGCGGCCACCGCCTCTGA
- a CDS encoding SDR family NAD(P)-dependent oxidoreductase: MDLNGRVAIVTGGGGGLGAATVRHLVGLGMKVVIFDKFGDAAEAVAKEFDEGQATAVGGDTTVDEDVQAAIEAGKALGVVSLLVNVAGGGVGGGRTVGRGNKPHDKAAFIETLAMNATGTFNMSRLVTAGAFADNEPDESGQRGVIVNVGSLAGLEGQTGQISYGSAKAAILGMTLPMARDLAPIGVRVCAIAPGTMGTPKMLGVRPEMLEALTKDIQFPKRLGRPEEFALLVESIARNPYLNGENIRLDGALRFPPK; this comes from the coding sequence GTGGACCTGAACGGACGCGTGGCGATCGTGACCGGCGGTGGCGGCGGTCTCGGCGCGGCGACGGTGCGCCACCTCGTCGGCCTTGGCATGAAGGTCGTGATCTTCGACAAGTTCGGTGACGCCGCGGAGGCGGTCGCCAAGGAGTTCGACGAGGGACAGGCCACCGCCGTCGGCGGCGACACGACGGTCGACGAGGACGTGCAGGCCGCGATCGAGGCCGGCAAGGCGCTCGGCGTCGTGTCGCTGCTCGTGAACGTCGCCGGCGGCGGCGTCGGCGGCGGGCGCACCGTCGGCCGGGGCAACAAGCCCCACGACAAGGCGGCGTTCATCGAGACGCTGGCGATGAACGCGACCGGCACCTTCAACATGAGCCGTCTGGTCACCGCGGGCGCCTTCGCCGACAACGAGCCGGACGAGTCGGGCCAGCGCGGCGTGATCGTCAACGTCGGCTCGCTCGCCGGCCTGGAGGGCCAGACCGGCCAGATCTCCTACGGCTCGGCCAAGGCCGCCATCCTCGGCATGACGCTGCCGATGGCACGCGACCTCGCGCCGATCGGCGTCCGGGTGTGCGCCATCGCCCCCGGCACCATGGGCACCCCGAAGATGCTGGGCGTGCGTCCGGAGATGCTGGAGGCGCTGACCAAGGACATCCAGTTCCCGAAGCGGCTCGGCCGCCCGGAGGAGTTCGCGCTGCTGGTCGAGTCCATCGCCCGCAACCCGTACCTCAACGGCGAGAACATCCGGCTCGACGGCGCGCTGCGCTTCCCACCCAAGTAG
- a CDS encoding LLM class flavin-dependent oxidoreductase, whose product MAIFTMRFDFRNPAIAGTSMAERYEAALEMAAWADRLGFHSVGLSEHHGADDGYLPSPLTMAAAVAARTSRLKIMIAALIAPFHDPLRLAEDTAVLDHLSRGRLELVLGGGYVPAEFEMFDVSPKERARRVTEVIHTLRQAWTGEPFEYRGRTVRVTPAALSPGGPTITMGGSSEGAARRAARLDIGFTPTDAATWDHYRDELVTLGRPDPGPRLGGRTGAFFHLARDVDAGWERIAPHALHESNAYGAWLTSGGSGTATGVYASAESTEALRATGQYRVLTPAQLAEDLRAQGPFALCVVNPLMGGIPPEVAWESLRLLETEVIPKL is encoded by the coding sequence ATGGCGATCTTCACAATGCGGTTCGACTTCCGCAACCCGGCCATCGCCGGGACATCCATGGCCGAGCGCTATGAGGCCGCGTTAGAGATGGCGGCGTGGGCCGACCGGCTGGGCTTCCACAGCGTAGGCCTCTCCGAGCATCATGGCGCCGACGACGGGTACCTGCCCAGCCCACTGACCATGGCGGCCGCCGTCGCCGCCAGGACCAGCAGGTTGAAGATCATGATCGCGGCGCTGATCGCGCCGTTCCACGACCCGCTGCGCCTCGCCGAGGACACCGCCGTCCTCGACCACCTCTCCAGGGGGCGGCTCGAGCTGGTGCTCGGCGGCGGCTACGTGCCCGCCGAGTTCGAGATGTTCGACGTCTCGCCCAAGGAGCGCGCCAGGCGGGTCACCGAGGTCATCCACACCCTGCGCCAGGCCTGGACCGGTGAGCCGTTCGAGTACCGCGGCCGCACGGTGCGGGTCACGCCGGCCGCCCTCTCTCCCGGCGGACCGACGATCACCATGGGCGGCAGTTCCGAGGGCGCGGCCCGGCGCGCGGCGCGCCTCGACATCGGCTTCACCCCGACCGACGCCGCCACCTGGGACCACTACCGCGACGAGCTGGTCACGCTCGGCCGCCCCGACCCGGGCCCCCGCCTCGGCGGCCGCACCGGCGCCTTCTTCCACCTGGCGCGGGACGTCGACGCCGGCTGGGAGCGGATCGCGCCGCACGCGCTGCACGAGTCGAACGCCTATGGCGCCTGGCTCACGTCCGGCGGCAGCGGCACCGCGACCGGCGTCTACGCCTCGGCCGAGTCGACCGAGGCGCTGCGGGCGACCGGCCAGTACCGGGTACTCACCCCGGCCCAGCTCGCCGAGGACCTGCGCGCGCAGGGCCCGTTCGCACTGTGCGTCGTCAATCCACTGATGGGCGGCATCCCGCCGGAGGTCGCCTGGGAGAGCTTGCGGCTGTTGGAGACCGAGGTCATCCCTAAGCTCTGA
- a CDS encoding cytochrome P450, whose amino-acid sequence MTELYWDPYDTVIDTNPYPVWHRMRDEVPVYHNEKFGFYALSRFKDVDDASLDPATFSSAYGTVLEIMGDQPYDNGMIIFTDPPSHTMMRVLVSRGFTPRRIAALESHIRTLCAQLLDERVGSGGFDFVQDFSAILPSMVISELIGVDPADREDVRKLIDTTFYIDPEKGMVNDISFGAQIKLHEIFSETIEARRKAPRDDVMTALTEAEIKTADGTRKLTTKEATDFTNLLVSAGTETVARLLGWACALLAEHPDQRAALVADPTLLSGAVEETLRYEAPSPVQGRTTTRELEMHGVTIPTHSKVLLLTAAANRDERKYPDADTYDIRRKFDSHVSFGHGPHFCLGASLARMEGRVALEEVLKRFPTWEIDHDNVHRLHTSTVRGYEKLPILL is encoded by the coding sequence GTGACGGAACTGTACTGGGACCCGTACGACACGGTGATCGACACCAACCCGTATCCGGTGTGGCACCGGATGCGCGACGAGGTGCCGGTGTACCACAACGAGAAGTTCGGTTTCTACGCCCTGTCCCGGTTCAAGGACGTCGACGACGCGAGCCTCGACCCGGCGACCTTCAGCTCCGCCTACGGCACGGTGCTCGAGATCATGGGCGACCAGCCCTACGACAACGGCATGATCATCTTCACGGACCCGCCGTCGCACACGATGATGCGCGTGCTGGTGTCCCGCGGCTTCACCCCGCGCCGGATCGCCGCGCTGGAGAGCCACATCCGCACGCTGTGCGCCCAGCTGCTCGACGAGCGGGTCGGCAGCGGCGGCTTCGACTTCGTCCAGGACTTCTCCGCGATCCTGCCCTCGATGGTCATCTCCGAGCTGATCGGCGTCGACCCGGCGGACCGCGAGGACGTCCGGAAGCTGATCGACACCACCTTCTACATCGACCCGGAGAAGGGGATGGTCAACGACATCTCCTTCGGGGCCCAGATCAAGCTGCACGAGATCTTCAGCGAGACGATCGAGGCCCGCCGCAAGGCGCCGCGCGATGACGTCATGACGGCGCTGACCGAGGCCGAGATCAAGACCGCCGACGGCACCCGCAAGCTGACCACCAAAGAGGCGACCGACTTCACCAACCTGCTCGTCTCCGCCGGCACCGAGACCGTCGCCCGCCTCCTCGGCTGGGCCTGCGCGCTGCTCGCCGAGCACCCCGACCAGCGCGCCGCGCTCGTCGCGGACCCGACGCTGCTCTCCGGCGCCGTCGAGGAGACGCTGCGGTACGAGGCCCCCTCCCCCGTGCAGGGCCGCACGACCACCCGCGAGCTGGAGATGCACGGGGTCACGATCCCGACGCATTCCAAGGTGCTGCTGCTGACCGCCGCGGCCAACCGGGACGAGCGCAAGTACCCCGACGCCGACACCTACGACATCCGGCGCAAGTTCGACAGCCACGTGAGCTTCGGGCACGGCCCGCACTTCTGCCTCGGCGCCTCGCTCGCGCGGATGGAGGGCCGGGTCGCGCTGGAGGAGGTCCTGAAGCGGTTCCCGACCTGGGAGATCGACCACGACAACGTGCACCGGCTGCACACCAGCACCGTGCGCGGCTACGAGAAGCTGCCGATCCTGCTCTGA
- a CDS encoding cupin domain-containing protein, whose product MPEPVDRLSAPHHVWGEVSDGWRLVDQPGLSVVEERVPAGAGEEWHVHAEARQFFYVLEGEAVMRTADGEVALAPGRGVEIPPGMPHQIFNRGPGDVRFLVISAPSTRADRVATAPPPSRGEEPAGTD is encoded by the coding sequence ATGCCCGAGCCAGTCGATCGTCTCAGCGCCCCGCACCACGTATGGGGCGAGGTGTCGGACGGGTGGCGCCTCGTCGACCAGCCTGGCCTGTCCGTCGTGGAGGAGCGCGTCCCGGCGGGCGCGGGGGAGGAATGGCATGTCCACGCCGAGGCGCGCCAGTTCTTCTACGTGCTCGAAGGCGAGGCGGTCATGCGAACGGCCGACGGCGAGGTGGCGCTGGCCCCGGGCAGGGGTGTCGAGATACCTCCCGGAATGCCTCACCAGATCTTCAACCGCGGGCCGGGCGACGTCCGGTTTCTCGTGATCAGCGCGCCCAGCACCCGTGCCGACCGCGTGGCCACCGCGCCGCCACCGTCGCGGGGCGAGGAGCCCGCGGGAACCGACTGA
- a CDS encoding Zn-ribbon domain-containing OB-fold protein, translated as MTQRVVAEGLFDWPSDEPRLIGSKCQVCGLIAFPAYPNCPKCGSLDVAETRLSTRGTLWTWTRQRFQPKNPPYLGTEPAKDFVGYGVGYIELPEARVEARLAVGVDEPLQIGQEMELTVIPFAADADGTEVLTYAFRPVTGSVETQSVEKS; from the coding sequence TTGACGCAACGCGTCGTCGCGGAAGGCCTGTTCGACTGGCCGTCGGACGAGCCCCGGCTCATCGGGTCGAAGTGTCAGGTCTGTGGCCTGATCGCGTTCCCCGCCTACCCGAACTGCCCGAAGTGTGGCTCCCTGGACGTCGCCGAGACCCGGCTGTCGACGCGGGGCACGCTGTGGACGTGGACCCGGCAGCGGTTCCAGCCGAAGAACCCGCCCTACCTCGGCACCGAGCCGGCGAAGGACTTCGTGGGCTACGGCGTCGGCTACATCGAGCTTCCGGAGGCCCGGGTCGAGGCCCGGCTCGCGGTGGGTGTCGACGAGCCGCTTCAGATCGGCCAGGAGATGGAGCTGACCGTCATCCCCTTCGCCGCGGACGCCGACGGCACCGAGGTGCTGACGTACGCCTTCCGTCCCGTCACCGGGTCCGTCGAGACCCAGTCCGTCGAGAAGAGCTGA
- a CDS encoding thiolase family protein, whose translation MDDVAIIGVGRTPFGRFPGQSAIHLGAAAVRAALADAGLEWKQIQFGFAGSFEVDNPDAVVNFLGLTGIPITDVYNGCATAASALTQAANTIRLGEYDLGIAIGMDKHPTGAFASYSEEYGLPAWYGETGLFLTPKFFAMKIQRYMYDHGISPATLAKVAAKNYRNGAISPEAFRRTPMSEEQILGARMVNDPLTQYMFCSPDEGAAAVILCKASVAHKYTSNPIYLKASVVRTRRLGAFEVHSPWLPLERDEAPTVYASRAAYEMAGIGPEDVDVAQLQDTDAGAEVIHLAENGLCKDGEQERLYAEGATEIGGSLPVNTDGGLIANGEPIGASGLRQVYELTRQLRGTAGDRQIPGTPRVGYGQLYGAPGTAGVAILSL comes from the coding sequence ATGGACGACGTCGCGATCATCGGTGTCGGCAGGACCCCGTTCGGCCGGTTCCCCGGCCAGTCCGCTATTCACCTCGGTGCGGCGGCGGTGCGCGCGGCGCTCGCCGACGCCGGTCTGGAATGGAAGCAGATCCAGTTCGGCTTCGCGGGCAGTTTCGAGGTCGACAACCCCGATGCGGTCGTCAACTTCCTCGGCCTGACCGGGATCCCGATCACGGACGTCTACAACGGCTGCGCGACGGCGGCGAGCGCGCTGACCCAGGCGGCGAACACGATCCGCCTCGGCGAGTACGACCTCGGTATCGCGATCGGCATGGACAAGCACCCGACCGGCGCCTTCGCCTCCTACTCGGAGGAGTACGGCCTGCCGGCCTGGTACGGCGAGACCGGCCTGTTCCTCACGCCCAAGTTCTTCGCCATGAAGATCCAGCGGTACATGTACGACCATGGCATCAGCCCGGCGACGCTGGCGAAGGTCGCGGCCAAGAACTACCGCAACGGCGCGATCAGCCCGGAGGCGTTCCGGCGCACCCCCATGAGCGAGGAGCAGATCCTCGGCGCGCGGATGGTGAACGACCCGCTGACGCAGTACATGTTCTGCTCGCCGGACGAGGGCGCGGCCGCCGTCATCCTGTGCAAGGCCAGCGTCGCGCACAAGTACACCAGCAACCCGATCTACCTGAAGGCCTCCGTCGTGCGGACCCGCAGGCTCGGCGCCTTCGAGGTCCACAGCCCGTGGCTACCGCTGGAACGGGACGAGGCACCCACCGTCTACGCCTCCCGGGCCGCCTACGAGATGGCCGGCATCGGGCCCGAGGACGTCGACGTCGCGCAGCTGCAGGACACCGACGCGGGCGCCGAGGTGATCCACCTCGCCGAGAACGGCCTGTGCAAGGACGGCGAGCAGGAACGCCTGTACGCCGAGGGCGCCACCGAGATCGGCGGCAGCCTCCCGGTCAACACCGACGGCGGCCTCATCGCCAACGGCGAGCCGATCGGCGCCTCCGGCCTCCGCCAGGTCTACGAACTGACCAGGCAGCTGCGCGGCACCGCGGGTGACCGACAGATCCCCGGCACCCCGCGCGTCGGCTACGGCCAGCTCTACGGCGCCCCCGGCACCGCCGGCGTCGCCATCCTCTCCCTTTGA
- a CDS encoding CaiB/BaiF CoA transferase family protein yields MTAVMQGVRILEVAEHTFVPAASALLADLGADVIKIEHVERGDAMRGLATSGTVSIPMNVHVLFEHSNRGKRSLALDLTSPEGLDIVYKLAATSDVFLTNKLPRVRKKLKIELDDIRAQNPNIIYTSGTGQGERGPEADRGAYDFLAFWQRAGVAMGATPSDSDVLVGPPGPGFGDSIGAMTIAGGIMGALFHRERTGEATTVDVSLLSSGLWAMGQALSLSLLMKTPWQGPPSGHRSNPLVGSYRTKDGRWLGFSCLQAGHYWAEACAVLGRPELATDPRFADHASLMANKVEASEILAAEFATRPVEEWRERFADFSGQWTVVQSTLEAATDPQSVANGYVQDLENAAGTPFQMTAVPVQFGGAPAPTRRAPDFNEHADEVLGELGLDFEAVLDLKLRGIVA; encoded by the coding sequence ATGACCGCGGTGATGCAGGGCGTGCGGATCCTCGAGGTCGCGGAGCACACGTTCGTTCCCGCGGCGTCCGCGCTGTTAGCGGACCTGGGCGCCGACGTCATCAAGATCGAGCATGTCGAGCGCGGCGACGCGATGCGCGGCCTCGCCACCTCGGGGACGGTCAGCATCCCCATGAACGTCCACGTGCTGTTCGAGCACTCGAACCGGGGGAAGCGCAGCCTCGCGCTCGACCTGACCTCGCCCGAGGGCCTCGACATCGTCTACAAGCTGGCCGCCACCTCGGACGTCTTCCTCACCAACAAGCTGCCGCGGGTCCGCAAGAAGCTGAAGATTGAGCTCGACGACATCCGCGCGCAGAACCCGAACATCATCTACACGAGTGGCACGGGCCAGGGCGAGCGCGGTCCGGAGGCCGACCGCGGCGCGTACGACTTCCTCGCCTTCTGGCAGCGTGCCGGCGTCGCCATGGGCGCCACCCCGTCCGACTCGGACGTCCTGGTCGGCCCACCCGGCCCCGGCTTCGGCGACTCGATCGGGGCGATGACCATCGCCGGCGGCATCATGGGCGCCCTGTTCCACCGGGAGCGCACCGGCGAGGCGACCACCGTGGACGTCTCGCTGCTGAGCTCCGGCCTGTGGGCGATGGGCCAGGCGCTGTCGCTGTCGCTGCTCATGAAGACGCCGTGGCAGGGCCCGCCGTCGGGACACCGCAGCAACCCGCTGGTCGGCAGCTACCGGACCAAGGACGGGCGCTGGCTCGGCTTCTCCTGCCTGCAGGCGGGGCACTACTGGGCGGAGGCGTGCGCCGTGCTCGGACGGCCCGAGCTCGCGACCGACCCGCGCTTCGCCGACCACGCGTCCCTGATGGCGAACAAGGTGGAGGCGAGCGAGATCCTCGCCGCGGAGTTCGCGACCCGCCCGGTCGAGGAATGGCGGGAGCGGTTCGCGGACTTCTCCGGGCAGTGGACGGTCGTCCAGAGCACGCTGGAGGCCGCGACCGACCCGCAGAGCGTGGCGAACGGCTACGTCCAGGACCTTGAGAACGCGGCCGGCACCCCGTTCCAGATGACCGCCGTCCCGGTGCAGTTCGGCGGCGCGCCGGCGCCGACGCGGCGAGCACCCGACTTCAACGAGCACGCCGACGAGGTCCTCGGTGAGCTCGGCCTGGACTTCGAGGCGGTGCTGGACCTCAAGCTGCGCGGCATCGTCGCATGA
- a CDS encoding NAD(P)-dependent oxidoreductase, with protein sequence MSSAEAPAIAPPAAAAPSSTRVGWIGAGVMGAAMAGHLLRAGYPLTVTTRTRDRAKALLDEGASWADTPAGVAAASDVVFSMVGFPEDVREVLLGPDGALSGARPGAVLVDMTTSEPALAIEVAEAAAARGVHALDAPVSGGDVGARNATLSIMIGGPAEVVDAVRPCLDAMGKSIIRQGGPGAGQHTKMVNQILIASTMVGVTEALLYAYRSGLDVERVLESVSGGAAGSWSLSNLAPRIVAGNFAPGFFVDHFVKDLGIALAEARRARLALPGLALANQLYVALQGQGRGRDGTQSLVHALAAMSGQSFPPSAAPGPAS encoded by the coding sequence CTGTCCTCCGCCGAGGCGCCGGCCATCGCGCCGCCCGCGGCGGCCGCACCGTCGTCGACCCGCGTCGGGTGGATCGGCGCCGGCGTCATGGGCGCCGCCATGGCCGGCCACCTGCTGCGTGCCGGCTACCCGCTCACGGTGACCACCAGGACGCGGGACCGCGCCAAGGCGCTGCTGGACGAGGGCGCCAGCTGGGCCGACACCCCGGCCGGGGTCGCCGCGGCCAGCGACGTGGTGTTCTCGATGGTCGGCTTCCCCGAGGACGTGCGCGAGGTGCTGCTCGGGCCGGACGGGGCGCTGTCCGGCGCTCGGCCCGGCGCGGTCCTGGTGGACATGACGACCAGTGAGCCGGCGCTCGCCATCGAGGTCGCCGAGGCGGCCGCGGCGCGCGGCGTGCACGCGCTGGACGCGCCGGTCTCCGGTGGCGACGTCGGCGCCCGCAACGCCACCCTGTCGATCATGATTGGCGGTCCGGCGGAGGTCGTCGACGCGGTTCGCCCGTGCCTGGACGCGATGGGGAAGTCGATCATCCGGCAGGGCGGGCCTGGCGCCGGGCAGCACACCAAGATGGTCAACCAGATCCTGATCGCGTCCACGATGGTCGGCGTGACCGAGGCGCTGCTCTACGCCTACCGGTCGGGCCTGGACGTGGAGCGGGTACTCGAGTCCGTCTCGGGCGGGGCGGCCGGCAGCTGGTCGCTGTCGAACCTGGCGCCCAGGATCGTCGCCGGCAACTTCGCCCCCGGGTTCTTCGTCGATCACTTCGTCAAGGACCTCGGCATCGCGCTCGCCGAGGCCCGGCGTGCCCGCCTCGCCCTGCCGGGCCTCGCCCTCGCGAACCAGCTCTACGTCGCCCTGCAGGGTCAGGGCCGCGGCCGCGACGGCACCCAGTCCCTCGTCCACGCGCTCGCGGCCATGTCCGGCCAGTCCTTCCCGCCGTCGGCGGCTCCTGGGCCGGCTTCCTGA